A stretch of Bradyrhizobium sp. AZCC 2262 DNA encodes these proteins:
- a CDS encoding DUF1476 domain-containing protein: MTTFDKREEGFEKKFALDEDLKFKAVARRNKLLGQLIAEKLGKSGDEAAAYAKEVVAAVFEGDGDVLRKVLGDVKAKGVDMTEEQLRARMDELMAQAVAQVKAGA; this comes from the coding sequence ATGACCACTTTCGACAAGCGCGAGGAAGGTTTTGAGAAGAAATTCGCCCTTGATGAGGACCTGAAATTCAAGGCCGTGGCGCGCCGTAACAAGCTGCTCGGGCAGTTGATCGCGGAAAAGCTCGGCAAGTCGGGCGATGAGGCCGCCGCCTATGCCAAGGAGGTGGTCGCGGCCGTGTTTGAGGGCGACGGCGACGTGCTTCGCAAGGTGCTAGGCGATGTCAAAGCCAAGGGTGTTGACATGACCGAGGAGCAACTTCGCGCCAGGATGGACGAACTAATGGCGCAGGCTGTCGCCCAGGTGAAGGCGGGGGCATAA
- the purC gene encoding phosphoribosylaminoimidazolesuccinocarboxamide synthase gives MSRRRRIYEGKAKVLYEGPEPGTLIQHFKDDATAFNAKKHQVIEGKGVLNNRISEYLFQHLNDIGVPTHFIRRLNMREQLIREVEIVPLEVVVRNVAAGSLSQRLGIEEGTQLPRSIIEFYYKNDQLNDPMVSEEHITAFGWATPQEIDDIMALAIRVNDFLTGLFLGIGIRLVDFKMECGRLFENEMMRIIVADEISPDSCRLWDIKSNEKLDKDRFRRDLGGLLEAYTEVAKRLGILMENERPAGTGPVLVKS, from the coding sequence ATGAGCCGTCGACGCCGTATTTATGAAGGCAAGGCCAAGGTCCTGTATGAAGGCCCGGAGCCGGGAACCCTGATCCAGCACTTCAAGGATGATGCGACCGCGTTCAATGCCAAGAAACACCAGGTGATCGAGGGCAAGGGCGTCCTCAACAACCGGATTTCGGAGTACCTGTTTCAGCACCTCAACGACATCGGGGTGCCGACCCATTTCATCCGCCGCCTCAACATGCGCGAGCAGTTGATTCGGGAGGTCGAGATCGTGCCGCTGGAGGTGGTGGTGCGGAACGTCGCCGCCGGCTCGCTGTCGCAGCGTCTCGGCATCGAGGAGGGCACGCAACTGCCGCGCTCGATCATCGAGTTCTATTACAAGAACGACCAGCTCAACGACCCCATGGTGTCGGAAGAGCATATCACTGCGTTCGGCTGGGCCACGCCGCAGGAAATCGACGACATCATGGCGCTCGCCATCCGCGTCAACGACTTCCTCACCGGGCTGTTCCTGGGCATCGGCATCCGTCTGGTCGATTTCAAGATGGAATGCGGCCGGCTGTTCGAGAACGAGATGATGCGGATCATCGTCGCCGACGAGATCTCGCCCGACTCATGCCGGCTGTGGGATATCAAGTCGAACGAGAAGCTCGACAAGGACCGTTTCCGTCGGGATCTCGGTGGCTTGCTCGAGGCCTACACCGAAGTAGCAAAGCGTCTGGGCATCCTGATGGAAAACGAGCGTCCGGCTGGTACCGGTCCGGTGCTGGTGAAGAGCTAG
- the purS gene encoding phosphoribosylformylglycinamidine synthase subunit PurS translates to MKARVTVTLKSGILDPQGKAIEGALKSLGVDGVASVRQGKVFDIELSGADKAKAEAALKDAADKLLANTVIENYRVELL, encoded by the coding sequence ATGAAGGCACGCGTTACCGTTACGTTGAAGTCGGGGATTCTCGATCCGCAGGGCAAGGCCATCGAAGGCGCGCTGAAATCGCTCGGCGTCGATGGCGTCGCCAGCGTCCGCCAGGGCAAGGTGTTCGACATCGAACTGTCGGGCGCCGACAAGGCCAAGGCCGAAGCGGCGTTGAAGGATGCCGCCGACAAGCTGCTGGCGAATACGGTGATCGAAAACTATCGGGTCGAACTGCTCTAG
- the purQ gene encoding phosphoribosylformylglycinamidine synthase subunit PurQ, translating to MKSAVLVFPGINRERDMARALKLVSGQEAAMVWHADTALPKGTDLVVVPGGFSYGDYLRCGAIAARAPVMDAVRKFAADGGLVLGVCNGFQILCEAGLLPGVLMRNARLKFICRDVHLRVERSDTPFTRGYNAGQVIRVPVAHGEGNYEADEETVKRLEGEGRVLYRYCSAEGIVDEASNINGAAQSIAGIVNERGNVLGMMPHPENHVEDIMGCTDGRGLFAGLAAHLEKAA from the coding sequence ATGAAATCAGCCGTTCTCGTCTTTCCCGGAATCAACCGCGAGCGCGATATGGCGCGTGCGCTCAAACTCGTCTCCGGCCAGGAGGCGGCAATGGTCTGGCATGCCGACACCGCGCTGCCAAAGGGGACCGATCTGGTCGTTGTGCCCGGCGGGTTTTCCTATGGCGACTATCTGCGCTGCGGCGCCATTGCCGCCCGCGCCCCCGTGATGGACGCGGTGCGCAAGTTCGCGGCCGATGGCGGCCTCGTGCTCGGCGTCTGCAACGGCTTTCAGATCCTCTGTGAAGCCGGCCTGCTGCCCGGCGTGCTGATGCGCAATGCGCGGCTGAAGTTCATTTGCAGGGATGTCCATCTGCGGGTCGAGCGTTCGGATACGCCGTTCACGCGCGGCTACAATGCCGGCCAGGTCATTCGCGTGCCGGTCGCCCATGGCGAGGGCAATTACGAGGCCGATGAAGAGACGGTGAAGCGGCTGGAAGGCGAGGGGCGCGTGCTCTACCGCTACTGCTCGGCTGAGGGCATTGTCGACGAGGCGTCCAACATCAACGGCGCCGCGCAGTCGATCGCCGGCATCGTCAACGAGCGCGGCAATGTGCTCGGCATGATGCCGCATCCGGAAAACCACGTCGAAGACATCATGGGCTGCACCGACGGCCGCGGCCTGTTCGCGGGCCTCGCCGCACATCTGGAAAAAGCCGCGTGA
- a CDS encoding tripartite tricarboxylate transporter substrate-binding protein, translated as MMRLMMRSAVAAAVLSLAAAAHAQDYPKRPISMIVPFAAGGTSDVIARVVAEEMAKSLGQPIVIENVAGAGGSTALTRAARAEADGYTIAIGNAGTSAAAYTIYPKLPFTPESFVPIAVVAKTFGIVALRKDFPAKNLQEFIAYAKKNPGKVNLGHAGIGSSNFLICKSFENAAGVEVTLVGYRGAAPALTDAIGGQIDGVCDSAASVSQAIDDKLVRGLVVGSTVRLSTLPDLPMSSEAGLPDFEAQGWNGLFAPKGTPPAIIAKLNAAARTAVESEAVKKRFHDLSTVAPDANELAPEVLGQLVTRDVAKYKKLLEEKK; from the coding sequence ATGATGCGCCTGATGATGCGCTCGGCCGTTGCCGCGGCGGTCTTGTCGCTCGCCGCTGCCGCCCACGCGCAGGACTATCCCAAGCGTCCCATCAGCATGATCGTGCCGTTCGCGGCCGGCGGCACGTCCGACGTGATCGCGCGCGTGGTCGCCGAGGAGATGGCCAAGTCGCTCGGGCAGCCGATCGTGATCGAGAATGTCGCCGGCGCCGGCGGTTCGACCGCGCTGACACGCGCGGCGCGCGCGGAAGCCGACGGCTATACCATCGCCATCGGCAACGCGGGCACCAGCGCCGCGGCCTATACGATCTATCCAAAGCTGCCGTTCACGCCGGAATCCTTTGTGCCGATCGCGGTCGTCGCGAAGACGTTCGGCATCGTGGCGCTGCGCAAGGATTTTCCGGCGAAGAACCTGCAGGAATTCATCGCCTATGCGAAGAAGAATCCCGGCAAGGTCAATCTCGGCCATGCCGGCATCGGCTCGTCGAATTTCCTGATCTGCAAGAGCTTTGAAAACGCGGCCGGCGTTGAGGTCACGCTGGTCGGTTATCGCGGCGCGGCGCCGGCGCTGACGGACGCGATCGGCGGCCAGATCGACGGCGTCTGCGACTCGGCCGCCTCGGTGTCGCAGGCGATCGACGACAAGCTGGTAAGGGGTCTCGTCGTCGGCTCGACGGTGCGGCTTTCGACCTTGCCCGATCTGCCGATGTCGTCGGAAGCCGGCCTTCCCGATTTCGAGGCGCAGGGCTGGAACGGCCTGTTTGCGCCGAAGGGCACGCCGCCTGCGATCATCGCGAAACTGAATGCTGCGGCCAGGACGGCCGTCGAAAGCGAGGCGGTAAAGAAGCGCTTTCACGATCTCTCCACCGTCGCGCCCGACGCCAACGAGCTCGCGCCCGAAGTGCTTGGACAGTTGGTGACGCGCGACGTCGCGAAATACAAAAAGCTGCTGGAAGAGAAGAAGTAG
- a CDS encoding tetratricopeptide repeat protein — MPVALVILLLDITLIYHASRTGRLQPWAFIILMIPLVGALAYIVVELVPEWFGSPGAQQARKRIAGKLDPKKAYRELSDRLAGSDTIANRQALATECLKVGRFDEAERHYNHVLKLPMGDEPAYALGKAQAQFGLNRPADALATLDDLKERWPDFESAEGHLLYARSLAEVGRTDEALDEYHALAAYFPGAEARVRYGMLLKLVGRTAEARVVFNELLLQMRRAPRYLREAQAEWLSIAEKQLST; from the coding sequence ATGCCTGTTGCTCTCGTCATTTTGCTGCTCGATATCACGCTGATCTATCACGCATCGAGGACCGGACGCCTGCAGCCCTGGGCGTTCATCATCCTGATGATCCCGCTGGTCGGCGCGCTCGCCTACATCGTCGTCGAGCTGGTGCCGGAGTGGTTTGGAAGCCCCGGCGCCCAACAGGCACGCAAGCGCATCGCCGGCAAGCTCGATCCGAAAAAGGCCTACCGTGAGCTGTCCGACCGGCTCGCCGGCAGCGATACCATCGCCAACCGCCAGGCACTTGCGACCGAATGTCTGAAGGTCGGGCGGTTCGACGAAGCCGAGCGCCACTACAATCACGTCCTCAAACTGCCGATGGGGGATGAGCCGGCCTACGCGCTGGGCAAGGCGCAGGCTCAGTTCGGTCTCAATCGCCCGGCGGATGCGCTCGCGACGCTGGATGATCTGAAGGAGCGCTGGCCGGATTTTGAATCTGCCGAAGGGCATCTGCTCTATGCCCGCTCATTGGCCGAGGTCGGCCGCACCGACGAGGCACTCGACGAATACCATGCGCTCGCCGCCTATTTTCCCGGCGCGGAAGCCCGGGTTCGATACGGCATGCTGCTGAAATTGGTGGGCCGCACCGCCGAGGCGAGGGTGGTGTTCAACGAATTGCTGCTTCAGATGCGACGCGCGCCCAGATATCTGCGCGAGGCGCAGGCCGAATGGCTTTCGATCGCTGAAAAGCAGTTGTCGACCTGA
- a CDS encoding ABC transporter substrate-binding protein produces the protein MPIRKACCTVALLTALLSSHSATAETTLRIAMTASDIPTATGLPNNGFEGMRFLGYPIFEGLVLWDLTSTDRLATLRPGLAEKWEQDPSDNKTWIFHLRQGVKFHDGTDFNADAVIWNLDRYFNSESPQFEPPSSAISRARVPVMGSYRKIDDATVAITTTKPASYFPYMAVYLLFTSPASFEKAGKEWAKVATLPAAGTGPFRITKVVPRQEADLARWDKYWDASRKAKVDNVVLMPIPEANSRLAALRSGQVDWIEVPPPDGIASLKSAGFTITTGSYPHVWPWFYNIGAADSPFKDVRVRQALNYCIDREGLVALLNGTAEPSVGWLKASDPDFGAPVNRYKFEPAKGKALLAAAGYTPAKPLSFKALISNSGSGQMLPLPMNEFLQQNLKEACGVNVEFDVIEWQVLLTAARATPDSPNLRGAMVLNISSPSSDAGVMARYFLAANFSPNGFNFEQWKDDEFEDALKTISESTDSTAISTAYRKAHERLVDNPPWLYIVHDLNPRAMSPKVKGFVSPQSWFVDLTLVSMQ, from the coding sequence ATGCCCATTCGCAAGGCTTGCTGCACGGTTGCGCTGTTGACCGCCCTGCTGTCGTCCCATTCGGCGACGGCTGAAACCACGCTGCGCATCGCGATGACGGCGTCCGATATTCCCACTGCGACCGGGCTGCCCAACAACGGTTTCGAGGGGATGCGCTTCCTCGGCTATCCGATCTTCGAAGGGTTGGTGCTGTGGGACCTGACCAGCACAGACCGGCTGGCGACCTTGCGTCCCGGGCTCGCGGAGAAATGGGAGCAGGACCCCAGTGACAACAAGACCTGGATTTTCCATCTGCGCCAGGGCGTCAAATTCCACGACGGCACCGATTTCAATGCCGACGCCGTGATCTGGAATCTTGACCGTTATTTCAACAGCGAGAGCCCGCAATTTGAGCCGCCGAGTTCGGCGATATCGCGGGCGCGCGTTCCCGTGATGGGCAGCTACAGAAAGATCGACGACGCTACCGTCGCCATCACCACCACGAAGCCCGCCTCCTATTTTCCCTACATGGCGGTCTATCTCCTGTTCACCTCGCCGGCATCGTTCGAGAAGGCGGGAAAGGAGTGGGCAAAGGTCGCAACCTTGCCGGCGGCTGGCACCGGGCCGTTCCGGATCACCAAAGTGGTGCCGCGGCAGGAAGCCGATCTTGCTCGCTGGGACAAATATTGGGACGCCAGCAGAAAAGCGAAAGTCGACAATGTCGTGCTGATGCCGATCCCTGAGGCGAATTCGCGATTGGCCGCGTTGCGCTCCGGCCAGGTCGACTGGATCGAGGTGCCGCCGCCCGACGGCATCGCTTCCCTGAAATCCGCCGGCTTCACCATCACTACCGGCTCCTATCCGCATGTCTGGCCGTGGTTCTACAACATCGGCGCCGCCGACAGCCCGTTCAAGGATGTCAGAGTTCGTCAGGCGCTGAACTATTGCATCGACCGGGAAGGGCTGGTCGCGCTGCTCAACGGCACCGCGGAGCCGTCGGTCGGCTGGCTCAAGGCCAGCGATCCCGATTTCGGCGCGCCGGTCAATCGCTACAAGTTCGAGCCCGCCAAGGGCAAGGCGCTGCTCGCGGCAGCAGGCTACACGCCGGCGAAGCCGCTCTCGTTCAAGGCGCTGATCTCGAATTCCGGCTCGGGGCAGATGCTGCCGTTGCCGATGAATGAGTTCTTGCAGCAGAATCTGAAAGAGGCCTGCGGCGTCAACGTGGAATTCGACGTGATTGAATGGCAGGTGCTGCTGACGGCGGCGCGCGCCACGCCTGACAGCCCGAATCTGCGCGGCGCCATGGTGCTCAATATCAGCTCGCCGTCGTCGGACGCCGGCGTCATGGCGCGCTACTTTCTGGCGGCCAATTTCTCGCCGAACGGCTTCAATTTCGAGCAGTGGAAGGACGACGAATTCGAAGACGCGCTGAAGACGATCTCGGAATCGACCGATTCGACGGCGATCTCGACCGCCTATCGCAAGGCGCATGAGCGGCTCGTCGACAATCCCCCGTGGCTCTACATCGTCCACGATCTCAATCCCCGCGCGATGAGCCCGAAGGTCAAGGGTTTTGTTTCGCCGCAGTCGTGGTTCGTCGATCTGACGCTGGTGAGCATGCAATAG
- a CDS encoding DMT family transporter, translated as MPPDTPQISRGWRDYALLLALACCWSSTYPLTKIGLGSFPPITFISARSLIAAGFLLVVLRFRGIAMPTDFKAWKLFAQQQIINATFPFLLITWAQQYVPAANTVVLASTTPIFAFLITWGITRHEPATLLKLAGAILGLVGTAVIIGLDALATLDANILAEIVILIATISFACATIFGLRLTDYDPMVVAAGSLLFGGLILLPASLIVDHPWTLRPTTEALVATVAMGIFSSAFGLMLFYMCLTRLGTLTTNAQGYLRIPIGVGLSVLLLGETVPANLTLGLILVMAGVAAMTIPKDAYRRWNYRRRGG; from the coding sequence TTGCCACCTGACACGCCACAGATCAGTCGCGGCTGGCGCGACTATGCATTGCTGCTCGCGCTGGCGTGCTGCTGGAGTTCGACCTATCCGCTGACCAAGATCGGCCTCGGCTCGTTTCCGCCGATCACCTTCATCTCGGCGCGCTCGCTGATCGCCGCGGGCTTTCTGCTGGTGGTCTTGCGTTTCCGCGGGATCGCGATGCCGACGGACTTCAAAGCCTGGAAGCTGTTCGCCCAGCAGCAGATCATCAATGCGACGTTTCCATTCCTGCTGATCACCTGGGCGCAGCAATACGTGCCGGCGGCAAATACGGTGGTGCTGGCCTCGACGACGCCGATCTTTGCGTTTCTCATCACCTGGGGCATTACGCGGCATGAGCCGGCCACGCTGCTCAAGCTTGCCGGCGCCATTCTGGGGCTTGTCGGAACGGCCGTGATCATCGGCCTCGACGCGCTCGCGACCCTCGATGCCAATATCCTTGCCGAGATCGTCATCCTGATCGCGACTATCTCGTTTGCCTGCGCCACGATCTTCGGCTTGCGGCTGACCGACTACGACCCGATGGTAGTGGCGGCAGGCTCGCTGCTGTTCGGCGGGCTGATATTATTGCCGGCATCGCTGATCGTCGATCATCCCTGGACCTTGCGGCCAACCACCGAAGCGCTGGTCGCCACCGTCGCGATGGGAATCTTCTCGAGCGCGTTCGGGCTGATGCTGTTCTACATGTGTCTGACACGGCTCGGCACGCTGACCACCAACGCGCAAGGCTATCTGCGCATCCCGATCGGCGTTGGCCTGTCGGTTTTGCTGCTCGGCGAAACCGTGCCTGCAAACCTGACGCTTGGCCTGATTTTGGTCATGGCAGGTGTCGCCGCCATGACAATCCCGAAAGACGCCTATCGGCGGTGGAACTATCGGCGTCGCGGCGGCTGA
- a CDS encoding PaaI family thioesterase has protein sequence MNELPKNAFHQRPDLHAETEGEFKGWRTWTRDNFETHNGPFWHRMNENGRVQCAFRVEKKHLNGQRNVHGGCFMSFADYCLFAIASSVLEGPGVTVSFACEFLDAAREGELIECEGEITRAGGSLIFLRGVLKSGERSLFTFSGTIKRVKWKKPTGTGAVAT, from the coding sequence GTGAACGAACTCCCCAAAAATGCATTTCACCAGCGCCCCGACCTCCACGCTGAAACCGAGGGCGAATTCAAGGGCTGGCGGACCTGGACCCGCGACAATTTTGAGACCCATAACGGCCCGTTCTGGCACCGGATGAACGAAAACGGCCGCGTGCAATGCGCGTTCCGGGTCGAGAAGAAGCACCTCAACGGCCAGCGCAACGTCCATGGCGGCTGCTTCATGTCCTTCGCCGACTATTGCCTGTTTGCGATCGCCTCTTCCGTGCTGGAGGGCCCCGGCGTCACCGTTTCGTTCGCCTGCGAGTTTCTCGACGCCGCGCGCGAGGGCGAGCTGATCGAATGCGAGGGTGAAATCACCCGCGCCGGCGGGTCGCTGATCTTCCTGCGCGGCGTGCTGAAATCCGGCGAACGGTCGCTGTTTACCTTCTCAGGCACCATCAAGCGGGTGAAATGGAAGAAGCCGACTGGCACAGGCGCCGTTGCCACCTGA
- the purL gene encoding phosphoribosylformylglycinamidine synthase subunit PurL — protein sequence MNEPQITPELVASHGLKPDEYERILKLIGRVPSFTELGIFSAMWNEHCSYKSSRIHLRGLPTKAPWVIQGPGENAGVIDIGDGQAVVFKMESHNHPSYIEPYQGATTGVGGILRDVFTMGARPIACLNALSFGAPEHPKTRHLVSGVVAGVGGYGNSFGVPTVGGQVRFHTRYDGNILVNAMAVGLADTDKIFYAAASGVNMPIVYLGSKTGRDGIHGASMASAEFDDDSAEKRPTVQVGDPFAEKLLLEACLEIMEADCVIAIQDMGAAGLTCSAVEMGAKGDLGVDLNLDAVPTRETGMSAYEMMLSESQERMLMVLKPEKEQEAEAIFKKWGLDFAVVGYTTPSKRFVVKHGGDVMADLPIKELGDEAPLYDRPHVPSAALPVVQAREVNPPLGVSAALEKLIATPELCSKRWVWEQYDHVILGNTVQRPGGDAAVVRVQDGPKGLALTVDVTPRYCEADPFEGGKQAVAEAWRNITAVGGRPLAITDNLNFGNPERPEIMGQFVGCLKGISEACRTLDFPVVSGNVSLYNETNGRGILPTPSIGGVGLLDDFTKSATLAFKAAGEAILLIGDTQGWLGQSVYLRDICGREEGAPPPVDLAAEKRNGDVVRGMIHAGTATAVHDISDGGLLIALAEMAIASGIGAQLLAAPASIVPHAYWFGEDQARYIVTVPAADAGLVLAKMKGAGVPCARIGTTGGDAIAVAGETAVSVNALKTAFERWLPAYMSGKAG from the coding sequence ATGAACGAGCCCCAGATCACCCCCGAACTCGTCGCCAGCCATGGCCTGAAGCCGGACGAGTATGAGCGCATCCTCAAGCTGATCGGGCGGGTGCCGAGTTTCACTGAACTGGGGATCTTCTCGGCGATGTGGAACGAGCACTGCTCGTACAAGTCCTCGCGTATTCATCTGCGGGGCCTGCCGACCAAGGCGCCATGGGTGATCCAGGGCCCTGGCGAGAACGCCGGCGTCATCGACATCGGCGACGGCCAGGCCGTCGTGTTCAAGATGGAGAGCCACAACCACCCGAGCTATATCGAGCCCTATCAGGGCGCGACCACCGGCGTCGGCGGCATTCTGCGCGACGTGTTCACCATGGGCGCGCGGCCGATCGCCTGCCTCAATGCGCTCTCCTTTGGCGCGCCGGAGCACCCCAAGACGCGGCATCTGGTTTCGGGCGTGGTCGCCGGCGTCGGCGGTTACGGCAATTCGTTCGGCGTGCCGACGGTTGGCGGGCAGGTGCGTTTCCACACCCGCTATGACGGCAATATCCTGGTCAACGCGATGGCGGTAGGCCTCGCCGACACCGACAAGATTTTCTATGCGGCGGCCTCCGGCGTGAACATGCCGATCGTCTATTTGGGCTCCAAGACCGGGCGTGACGGCATTCACGGCGCCTCGATGGCGTCGGCCGAGTTCGACGACGATTCCGCCGAGAAACGGCCGACGGTGCAGGTCGGCGATCCCTTTGCGGAAAAGCTCCTGCTGGAAGCCTGCCTTGAAATCATGGAAGCCGATTGCGTCATCGCGATCCAGGACATGGGCGCGGCGGGCCTGACGTGCTCGGCGGTCGAGATGGGCGCCAAGGGCGATCTCGGCGTCGATCTCAATCTCGATGCGGTGCCGACGCGCGAAACCGGCATGAGCGCCTATGAGATGATGCTCTCGGAAAGCCAGGAGCGCATGCTGATGGTGCTCAAGCCTGAAAAGGAGCAAGAGGCCGAGGCGATCTTCAAAAAGTGGGGGCTGGATTTCGCCGTCGTCGGCTACACCACGCCAAGCAAGCGCTTCGTGGTCAAGCATGGCGGCGACGTCATGGCCGATCTGCCGATCAAGGAATTGGGCGATGAGGCACCGCTCTATGACCGCCCGCATGTGCCGTCCGCCGCGTTGCCGGTGGTGCAGGCGCGCGAGGTAAATCCGCCGCTCGGCGTTTCCGCGGCGCTGGAAAAGCTGATCGCAACGCCCGAGCTGTGCTCGAAGCGCTGGGTGTGGGAGCAGTACGACCACGTCATTCTCGGCAATACCGTGCAGCGTCCCGGCGGCGATGCCGCTGTTGTCCGCGTGCAGGATGGGCCGAAGGGGCTCGCGCTCACCGTCGACGTGACGCCGCGTTATTGCGAGGCGGATCCGTTCGAAGGCGGCAAGCAGGCCGTCGCCGAAGCCTGGCGTAACATCACGGCAGTCGGCGGCCGTCCGCTCGCGATCACCGACAATCTGAATTTCGGCAATCCGGAACGGCCCGAAATCATGGGCCAGTTCGTCGGCTGCCTGAAGGGCATTTCGGAGGCTTGCCGCACGCTCGACTTCCCGGTCGTGTCGGGCAACGTCTCGCTCTACAACGAAACCAACGGCCGCGGCATTTTGCCGACGCCCTCGATCGGCGGCGTCGGCCTGCTCGACGATTTCACCAAGTCGGCGACGCTGGCGTTCAAGGCGGCGGGCGAAGCGATCCTCTTGATCGGCGACACGCAAGGCTGGCTCGGGCAATCCGTCTACCTGCGCGATATCTGCGGCCGCGAAGAGGGCGCGCCGCCGCCGGTCGATCTCGCGGCCGAAAAGCGCAATGGCGACGTGGTGCGCGGCATGATCCACGCCGGCACCGCCACCGCCGTGCACGACATCTCCGACGGCGGCCTGCTGATCGCGCTCGCCGAGATGGCGATCGCGAGCGGCATCGGCGCGCAGCTATTGGCGGCGCCGGCCTCGATCGTGCCGCACGCCTACTGGTTCGGCGAGGATCAGGCGCGTTACATCGTAACGGTGCCTGCGGCGGATGCTGGCCTGGTGTTGGCCAAGATGAAAGGCGCGGGCGTGCCCTGTGCGCGGATCGGCACGACGGGCGGTGATGCGATTGCGGTCGCGGGTGAAACGGCGGTGTCGGTGAACGCGCTCAAGACAGCGTTCGAGCGCTGGCTGCCGGCCTATATGAGCGGCAAGGCGGGGTAG
- a CDS encoding acyltransferase family protein: protein MTSISAVGPADVGAVPKAKSRNLSLDRARTFLTLVVLLHHAVIPYTYFGHTDPKYFFGFDMIVLATDSFFMAMFFFLSGLFAWSGIARKGAMNYLADRLLRLGLPFVICAFTVIPLAYYAISMRHHPEIGFSEYWWNMVTKGPWPSGPLWFLWVLLAFDVVACILHRLSPNLLDPINRLSLHGRRRPAVFFAVMLAVTAAFYVPGLMIYGPSSWFEFGPFSVQHGRVMLYASYFFFGAGIGVANMDRGLLAADGRMAKVSWDWMVLAIVPYCLLWVLITIKREILGNPSPLPNWYEGLYAVCFTVFSVAIMFLILAFFQRFRQSGTAKLLDPMQSDAYGMFLVHYPIALWLQYWLFDYDLPAIVKVVIGFVLTVAGSWALTRALRQIPGATKVL, encoded by the coding sequence ATGACATCGATTTCCGCCGTTGGGCCTGCCGACGTGGGCGCCGTACCCAAAGCCAAATCGCGAAACCTTTCGCTTGATCGGGCCCGCACCTTCCTGACGCTGGTGGTGCTGCTGCATCATGCCGTCATCCCCTATACCTATTTCGGTCACACCGATCCGAAGTACTTCTTCGGCTTCGACATGATCGTGCTCGCCACCGACAGTTTCTTCATGGCGATGTTCTTCTTCCTGTCGGGGCTGTTCGCCTGGTCCGGTATCGCCCGGAAGGGAGCGATGAACTATCTGGCGGACCGCCTGCTCCGGCTTGGCCTGCCGTTCGTGATCTGCGCGTTCACGGTCATTCCGCTCGCCTATTACGCGATCTCGATGCGGCACCATCCCGAAATCGGCTTTTCGGAATACTGGTGGAATATGGTCACGAAGGGCCCGTGGCCGAGCGGGCCGCTCTGGTTCCTTTGGGTCCTGCTCGCCTTCGACGTGGTTGCTTGCATCCTGCATCGGCTGTCGCCCAACCTGCTCGATCCGATCAATCGCCTTTCGCTGCACGGCCGCCGCCGGCCCGCGGTGTTCTTCGCGGTCATGCTGGCCGTCACCGCAGCGTTCTATGTTCCCGGGCTGATGATTTATGGACCAAGCAGCTGGTTCGAGTTCGGGCCGTTCTCGGTCCAGCACGGACGCGTGATGCTCTATGCGAGCTACTTCTTTTTCGGGGCCGGCATCGGTGTCGCGAATATGGATCGCGGACTGCTCGCGGCAGACGGCCGGATGGCGAAGGTCAGCTGGGACTGGATGGTCCTGGCGATCGTTCCGTATTGCCTCTTGTGGGTGCTGATCACCATCAAACGCGAAATACTGGGCAACCCGTCGCCGTTGCCGAACTGGTATGAGGGGCTCTACGCCGTCTGCTTCACCGTCTTCAGCGTGGCCATCATGTTTCTGATCCTGGCCTTTTTCCAGAGGTTCAGGCAATCAGGCACAGCCAAGCTGCTCGACCCGATGCAGAGCGATGCCTACGGCATGTTCCTGGTGCACTACCCGATCGCATTGTGGCTGCAATACTGGCTGTTCGACTACGACCTGCCGGCGATCGTCAAGGTCGTGATCGGGTTCGTTCTGACCGTTGCGGGGAGCTGGGCGCTGACACGGGCATTGCGGCAGATTCCAGGTGCGACGAAGGTGCTGTGA
- a CDS encoding DUF1328 domain-containing protein: protein MTILKWALIFFLVSIVAGILGFTGISAASADVARFLFYVFVVIFLVLLILGLTIFRV from the coding sequence ATGACAATTCTAAAATGGGCGCTGATCTTCTTTCTGGTGTCGATTGTCGCCGGCATTCTCGGCTTCACCGGTATTTCGGCGGCTTCGGCCGACGTCGCCCGCTTTCTGTTCTATGTCTTCGTCGTGATCTTCCTGGTGCTCCTGATCCTCGGGCTCACGATATTCAGGGTGTAG